From a single Schistosoma mansoni strain Puerto Rico chromosome 4, complete genome genomic region:
- a CDS encoding dihydrofolate reductase, with protein MRLNVVVAVSENWGIGKGGGLPWKIKKDMEFFKTVTTKAHPGLKNAVVMGRVTWESIPESFKPLKDRINIVVSSTLSHAPSFVQVVPSLNAAIDLLYNEEFSSIVDEVFIIGGYRLYKEALKQSIYPVRIYCTHILSEVDCDTYFPKVDWDKLKKVDLPDIPADTFTENGFTFKFCVYDVPSEQFI; from the exons ATGCGTCTAAATGTTGTTGTGGCAGTTTCTGAAAACTGGGGTATCGGAAAGGGTGGAGGGTTACCTTGGAAAATAAA GAAAGACATGGAGTTTTTCAAAACAGTAACGACCAAAGCTCATCCAG GCCTCAAAAATGCGGTTGTTATGGGGAGAGTTACATGGGAATCTATACCAGAGAGCTTCAAACCACTAAAGGATAGGATTAACATAGTGGTATCAAGCACGCTATCACA CGCACCATCGTTTGTTCAAGTTGTTCCCAGTCTTAATGCAGCGATTGACTTGTTATATAATGAAGAATTCAGCTCTATAGTAGATGAGGTTTTTATTATCGGTGGGTATCGTCTTTACAAA GAAGCCTTAAAACAGTCCATATATCCGGTTCGTATCTATTGTACGCACATACTAAGTGAGGTGGACTGCGACACTTATTTCCCAAAAGTCGATTGGGATAAGCTGAAAAAAGTTGA TCTACCTGATATACCAGCGGATACTTTCACAGAGAATGGATTTACGTTCAAATTCTGTGTTTATGACGTCCCATCGGAACAGTTTATATAA